The Aequorivita sublithincola DSM 14238 genome window below encodes:
- a CDS encoding DUF3703 domain-containing protein: protein MKFYTTLPKALSPNYKSELLKYKTEFDLGNLKSAWNHLEAAHILGQQYSYAHTFVHWKMLKFGFKIKSGKEIMGQIPRLIFGGAKSFVGKVPTGNPGGANVPPLKPFPINRNLQDIFAKAGVSKP, encoded by the coding sequence TTGAAATTCTACACCACACTACCAAAAGCTTTAAGCCCAAATTACAAATCCGAATTACTAAAATATAAAACGGAATTTGATTTAGGAAATTTAAAATCTGCTTGGAATCATTTAGAAGCAGCACACATTCTTGGCCAACAATATTCATACGCTCACACTTTCGTACATTGGAAAATGTTAAAATTCGGGTTTAAAATTAAAAGTGGAAAAGAGATTATGGGTCAGATTCCACGCCTAATTTTTGGAGGTGCGAAATCTTTTGTAGGCAAAGTTCCAACAGGAAATCCGGGCGGTGCAAATGTGCCGCCCTTAAAACCATTTCCTATAAATAGGAATTTACAAGATATTTTTGCAAAAGCAGGCGTTTCAAAACCTTGA